A window of the Plutella xylostella chromosome 11, ilPluXylo3.1, whole genome shotgun sequence genome harbors these coding sequences:
- the LOC105391112 gene encoding PBAN-type neuropeptides: MLSLFFGKAVCLMIIFNVCSMTSADDLKDEDIQRDARDRASMWFGPRLGKRAMHLAPDGDGQAVYRMLEAADALKYYYDQLQYYGAQADDPETKVTKKVIFTPKLGRNADEDQQQSVDFTPRLGRRRLKDSGLAPPDEYRTPELLDARAQYFSPRLGRGGSMTFSPRLGRNLVYDLYPASIRVARSANKTKST, encoded by the exons atgttgtcattattttttggtAAAGCAGTGTGTTTGATGATCATTTTTAATGTGTGCTCCATGACATCTGCTGATGATttgaag GACGAGGACATCCAGCGCGACGCCCGTGACCGCGCGTCCATGTGGTTCGGGCCGCGCCTCGGGAAAAGAGCCATGCACCTCGCGCCCGACGGTGACGG GCAAGCAGTATACAGGATGCTCGAAGCAGCAGACGCGCTCAAGTACTACTACGACCAACTCCAGTATTATGGGGCTCAGGCTGATGATCCTGAGACTAAAG TGACAAAGAAGGTGATCTTCACCCCCAAACTGGGCCGCAACGCTGATGAGGACCAGCAGCAGTCTGTGGACTTCACGCCGCGACTCGGCCGTAGGAGGCTCAAGGACTCGGGGCTCGCGCCGCCTGATGA ATACCGCACGCCCGAGCTGCTGGACGCGCGCGCGCAGTACTTCTCCCCCCGGCTCGGCCGCGGCGGCAGCATGACCTTCTCGCCCAGACTCGGACGGAACCTCGTTTACG ATTTATACCCAGCCAGCATACGTGTGGCTAGGAGCGCCAATAAAACGaaatctacataa